A segment of the Bactrocera neohumeralis isolate Rockhampton chromosome 3, APGP_CSIRO_Bneo_wtdbg2-racon-allhic-juicebox.fasta_v2, whole genome shotgun sequence genome:
GCCTCAGAGCACTCTTTGAGCAGTTTTATTCCGATTTCTTCGTATTAACTTTATCCATATACAGTAAAGTGAgagaattaaatgaaatttgaaattgtcaTTATAGGCAGTAGTCGCGATTGTTGTCCGATATGAAGAGGAGCTAGAGGAACTTGTCCTCagcaagtttggttgaaatagtTTACCTATCctatgcgatcccttgtgccaaatatCAACTACTTTCTAGAGTTTCGATTAAGGGAATTTTTTGTCACGTGAAAATGGTTCGATTACGCAATGGTTCCAGCTACAAATGCGACCTTATTATGGGGCCAAGCCATACGTGTGTCAAGTTTTATTAAGATACTTtaagttttactcaagttatagttTGATTGGAGGATATACAGTATAAAGTCAATCGAAAATaggaaattttttatcaaaggTACATATATGGGTGCTGGAGGAAATATTACCGCGAATTTACTATTTTTCGTCAAAAGAACACATTATTATTACAAAGAGAATAtctctatatttttattatttatttactattaacagaatttaaatatttttatctccAATTTTaggcatacaaatacatatatttatttacattgcgCCAGAAACAgttctaaacaaaaaataatcataaaaatatttgctttaaatttccttaatttaacgattatttgaatttttcgtttttacattgttttttgtttgcttatttgccCACAACCGAAgcattgttttgaaaaacattaaatgaaacTAACTAACGTAATTAAGCAAATCTTCTACTAACTTTGTTATGCTTTCCTCATAATTTTCTCCGTATAAAAGTACTCATAGTCCATGACCTTTATCAAAAGCTCGACGACTTTCAAAGAGGAATTACAAATTcaatacacaaaattttaaagaaaatgagaACACACGCAGCAACAGCCTTATACGCACTTCTAGCTCTATACTGCCTAggtaagcaacaaaaaataattatttaggtAAAAACTCATAATCTCCAACTAATTCCACAGGAAGTACTTTATGTGGACCCATAACGGACGTTGGTAAACAGTTTCAGCAGACTGGCGGCACTGTCAATGATTCGGGCAACATTGATGTGGTCAAAGATGCCGTCAAACCAGTCGGTGGTAAAATTATTTCCGATTTAAATCCCATCGAGAACATCATAAGTTCGATTCCAGATGAAATCGGTTCTTTAGAGAAGTTAATTTCTATACTCAGCAAGCTGCTGTCAACAGTAAAACCCAACGACTCTAAGCTTCCTGTCGATAGTTCCTCTGAAATACCAACTGGTTCAGATTACGATGAATCAGAAACGCAAGTTCCAGTCGATAGTTCCTCGGAAATACCAACTGGTTCCGACAAAGTGGAGTCAGAAACACAGGTTCCGGTCGATAGTTCCTCGGAAATACCATCTGGTTCCGACTACGATGGTTCAGAAACACAGATTCCGGTCGATAACTCCTCTGAAACACCTACTGGTTCCGATTACGATGTTTCAAAAACACAGGTTCCGGTCGATAGTTCTTCGGAAATACCAGTTCAGATACGATGAATCCACAGGTTCCGGTCGTTAACTCCACAGAAATACCAACTGGTTCCGATTACGATGGTTCAGAAATACAGGTTCCGGTCGATAACTCCTCAAAAACACCTACTGGTTCCGATTCCGATGGTTCAGAAACACAGGTTCCGGTCGATAGTTCCTCGGAAATACCAACTGGTTCCGACTACGATGGTTCACAAACACAGGTTCCGGTCGATAACTCCTCAGAAACACCTACTGGTTCCGATTACGATGATTCAAAAACACAGGTTCCGGTCGTTAGTTCTTCGGAAATACCGACAGGTTCCCACCACGATGAGTCAGAAACAGAAATTCCAGTCGATAACTCCTCAGAAATACCAAGTGATTCCGACTGCGATGGGTCAGAAACTCAGGCTCCAACCGATAATTCCTCTGAAATACCAACTGGTTCAGATTACGATGAATCAGAAACTCAGGCTCCAACCGATAATTCCTCTGAAATACCAACTGGTTCAGATTACGATGAATCAGAAACTCAGGCTCCAATCGATAATTCCTCAGAAATACCAACTGGTTCAGAAACACAGGTTCCAGTCGATGTTTCCTCAGAAATACCAAGTGTTTCTGACAACGATGAGTCAGCGACACTAACTGAATCCAACCCCGGTGAGTGGGCAGCATAAGTTCCAGTCGATACTTTCTCAGCAGTACCAATTGAATCTAACACCGAATATGATAGTTAATAAGCTTATTGACCTAACATTAAGCAAATTTTCTccgttatttaaattaatttactaaaattttgtttaagttgttgaaaattataaatacaaagtttttattttaccgtaatttcaaaaatttaagtttggaTACGAAAAGTATGATTGGGAGCCCACTTCTTACTCTGAAGGCTTAAACAAGAAACGAATTCAATCTTTAACGGAAGGCATCTCTTTATAGTTCTGTTGACCAAAggttaaaaaacatattaatcCGAAGAACCTTATACTTTCCCTTgaaattatacatattattaaaaaatgaatatacaaTCAACCGGAACGACGTAAATCAGAGTATTAAATACAGGGTTttttccggaaagtaataggactgagtcgatttaaaaaaatatgttcaaccaatcgttacaattctttaaaactttcaaaatgggctccttctgcgtcgatgcagcgcattgcattgaaggcgtcacggaaggcattctcggGAATAGCCTTGACAGCCGAAGTGCatactgcttggatcccctctgtcgtctcaaaatactTGCCTTtaatcggccttttcaggcaaggaaataaaaaaaattccgggGGCCTCATCTAGGCTGTAGGGCGGCggcactcacagaaacacgtcacgcgaaaatgtttgtcctgactctccaggtgctcggagacaacttaccagccgctcgttcgttagctaggaactccttctaccgaatccagtcggtgcgcgaacgctccgaagtacagtcgcggctgaagaaaatcagtcctattactttcctgaGAAACCATGTCGCCATTCATATTCAGCGCtaaactattaatattatttttataacttttaagaAACCTTATCCACGATGAATCAGCAACACAGGTTCTAGTCAATAATTTCTCTGAAACACCAACTGGTGTGGATTACGAAGAGTCAGCAACACAAGCTCCTGCCAATAAATCCTCAAAACTACCAACTGGTGGTCAGAAACACAGGTTCCAGTTGATAATTCCTCAGAAATACCAAATACCAAGTGATTCCGACACCCACTACTTCCGAATATGTTAGTTAGTAAGCTTATTGaccaaatattaagaaataaatttctgttattgaaattaatttactaAAACATTGTTAAAGTCGTTTGcaattacaaaagcaaagatttttgttttaacgcTATTTTAAAAAGATAGGTTGATTTACTTAGTACagggaaataaaaatataaaaaaaatcgtatttacATAAAGTATGGATATAGAAACTAAAATAAGGCACCTTTGAAAGACAAAAACACTTCTTATGTCGAAAGTGTTATCTTTTGTCAAAAGAAAATCGCCGAATTGTTGTAATTTTCTCACAAATTCTATATTATTTCCAGTCAGTCATGTTGCTCAAAACATTCTTTCACTCGCCACAGTTTTCTTAGCACCCACCTGAGATCACAGTTGTAACAACCTTCGAAGTTATAACAACACCGTCAGCTCTTATTTAACTTGCGTCTGATTTAGCGTGTTTAGTAAACCTTTCACTGGCGTCGTACTTCTGACTGGGGTCACAAAAGTATTGTACTGTTCAAGTATTGGGCTAGCTGAACTTTGTTCGAAAACTGCCGATTTGTTGTGCGTGAGATCTGATTGTGTCAGAACTGTCGAAAGTACAGGCAGGGGCGTTGACATCAGATAGCGATTAGAAACTGAAgagataaaactaaaattaacgCTTACgccaatttataaaaattttagcttACGCTCACAAAGTATCACTATTGTCCAACAAATCAAAAGGAAAATGCCAATCTTTAGACTACGGCTTAACTTTGAACGCGGTAAATTTCCCATTATTCTTCTGTTACAGTTGATCGTTGAGTGCGTTTCAGATATTCGTCGATGCATATCAAATACTTTCGAAATATATCCAGCATATGGCTgaagtatatatatagatatatttgtaGACATTTGCAGACTGCATTGAAATgttaaataggtaaatattttgttagctGTTTACCCAGTAATTCATTTAGGGTGCATCCAAGTCCTTGAACTTTCTCCATTAACAAGAAACACTTGTGCAATCAATTTCGACAGACAGAACAACGCTAAGCTAAATT
Coding sequences within it:
- the LOC126753709 gene encoding uncharacterized protein LOC126753709; translated protein: MNPQVPVVNSTEIPTGSDYDGSEIQVPVDNSSKTPTGSDSDGSETQVPVDSSSEIPTGSDYDGSQTQVPVDNSSETPTGSDYDDSKTQVPVVSSSEIPTGSHHDESETEIPVDNSSEIPSDSDCDGSETQAPTDNSSEIPTGSDYDESETQAPTDNSSEIPTGSDYDESETQAPIDNSSEIPTGSETQVPVDVSSEIPSVSDNDESATLTESNPGEWAA
- the LOC126753708 gene encoding uncharacterized protein LOC126753708 produces the protein MRTHAATALYALLALYCLGSTLCGPITDVGKQFQQTGGTVNDSGNIDVVKDAVKPVGGKIISDLNPIENIISSIPDEIGSLEKLISILSKLLSTVKPNDSKLPVDSSSEIPTGSDYDESETQVPVDSSSEIPTGSDKVESETQVPVDSSSEIPSGSDYDGSETQIPVDNSSETPTGSDYDVSKTQVPVDSSSEIPVQIR